In the genome of Magnolia sinica isolate HGM2019 chromosome 2, MsV1, whole genome shotgun sequence, one region contains:
- the LOC131237735 gene encoding E3 ubiquitin-protein ligase SIS3-like, giving the protein MAIRGVDFKWYDGFFLSMLATSVIIVSINWKRYHLCTYPLHIWIVVDYTTVFVFRLLMFIDNGLAAGMGLDLGWQQRYARFCGRIVVLSILSLLLYPFLWAWTVIGTLWFTSARSCLPEEGQKWGFLIWLLFSYCGLICIACMSIRKWLTRRQAHLLRAQQGIPISEYGVLVDIVRVPDWAFEAAGQELRGMGQDAGAYHPGLYLTATQREAVEALIQELPKFRLKAVPTDCSECPICLEEFRVGNEVRGLPCAHNFHVECIDEWLRLNVKCPRCRCSVFPNLDLSALSNLHADSGRPSASVLTATRYVHTQPAGQSYLLRLQGLLRTIRMENAGGGNDDAGLEAAEDGRAVLSQGLPSTTAPVMTGMTMDRSLPPHH; this is encoded by the exons ATGGCAATCAGAGGCGTCGATTTCAAGTG GTATGACGGATTCTTTCTGTCGATGCTTGCGACGAGCGT AATCATTGTTTCAATCAATTGGAAGCGGTATCATCTTTGTACATATCCTTTGCATATATGGATCGTG GTTGACTATACAACTGTCTTTGTTTTTCGGCTACTGATGTTCATAGACAATGGCCTGGCTGCAGGAATGGGCTT GGATCTGGGGTGGCAGCAACGTTATGCTCGTTTCTGTGGAAGAATTGTGGTTCTTTCAATTCTTTCTCTGCTGCTTTATCCATTCTTATGGGCTTGGACTGTGATTGGTACACTATGGTTCACAAGTGCAAGAAGCTGT TTGCCCGAGGAAGGTCAAAAATGGGGTTTCCTTATTTGGTTGCTTTTCAGCTATTGTGGACTCATATGCATTGCTTGTATGTCAATCCGCAAG TGGTTAACACGGAGGCAAGCGCATTTACTACGTGCTCAGCAAGGAATTCCAATATCGGAATATGGA GTTCTGGTTGACATAGTCCGAGTACCAGATTGGGCATTTGAAGCTGCTGGTCAGGAGCTGAGAGGGATGGGTCAAGATGCTGGTGCATACCATCCGGGGCTTTACTTAACTGCGACACAG AGAGAAGCTGTGGAGGCACTCATTCAAGAACTACCCAAGTTCAGATTAAAGGCTGTCCCGACTGATTGTAGCGAGTGCCCCATCTGTCTTGAAGAGTTCCGCGTTGGGAACGAG GTTCGGGGGCTCCCTTGTGCCCACAATTTCCATGTGGAGTGCATTGACGAGTGGCTCCGGCTGAACGTGAAGTGCCCCCGTTGCCGCTGCTCCGTCTTCCCCAACCTCGACCTCAGCGCCCTCTCCAACCTTCACGCTGACTCTGGGCGGCCCTCTGCTAGTGTTTTGACGGCCACACGCTACGTGCACACGCAGCCGGCAGGCCAGAGCTACCTGTTGAGGTTGCAGGGCCTGCTACGCACGATCCGAATGGAGAATGCTGGTGGAGGCAATGATGACGCTGGCCTGGAAGCAGCAGAAGATGGACGGGCAGTTTTATCTCAGGGTCTGCCGAGCACAACGGCACCGGTGATGACGGGCATGACCATGGATCGGTCTTTGCCACCCCATCATTAA